GATGCCATGGCCAGAATTTTCAACAAACCAATCTAGACTTCCTCATTGTCCTTCCACCATTCCTTCTTTTCTAGTCGTTTGCCCTTGTTAACAGGATGTCTGTTTTCTCCATTCCAAGGCAGTCGAGAGTTATTGACCAAAGCCATGGTGATTAGGACTATTACAAATTCATACCTATCTAATCTCAGATCTTTCCTACTGATCTATTCCTTGAATCATTGTTATTTCCTATAGTGCTATTTCTACCCCTCTTTTTCCTAGATTCTCTATCCcacccttttttattttcaaaagattggCCTTAGACAAGCAAAGccaatagggcacctgggtggctcagtggttgagcatttatttgcctttggctcagggtgtgatccctaggtcctgggatcgagtccctcatcaggtttcctatatctctgcctctctctgtgtgtctctcatgaataaataaatacaatcttggatccctgggtggcgcagcggtttagcgcctgcctttggcctagggtgcgatcctggagacacgggatcgaatcccacgtcgggctcccggtacatggagcctgcttctccctctgcctgtgtctctgcccctctctctctctctgtgactatcataaatttaaaaaataaataaataaataaataaataataaaataaatacaatcttaaaaagaaaagaaacaaaaaggccATTCAATGTGACTTCCCTAAATGTTTAGCTCCTTCAAACTCTCTCTGTATATTTCCCCTCCaacctgcctgcctctctccctcttgatCTAATGATCTCCTCTGAGactttaattcttttattatctCCTCCTTAAAATGGATAATTAAATTTTTAGTGTCTCTCAATTAGCCCTTTGTCCTTTCTGAAAATATGCTTGAACccttcctgtttaaaaaaaaaaaaaaatcctctgctgcttcctcttcaATTCATTGCCCTAATTCCCTTCTTTGCTTTACTGTTAAATATTGTTACcacctccatacttttttttttaagattttatttaaaaaaatttatttatttatttattcatgagagacccagaaagagaggcagagacagaggcagagagaggagaagcaggctccatgcagggagcccaatggggtaCCTGATCCTGAGAAtcccagatcaggccctgagccaaaggcagacattcaactgctgaaccacccaggcgtcccaccaccTCCACATTCTTTAACCACATGCAATTGCTTTtgttccatctttttcttttcttttttttttaagatttacttattcactgCCACTACCTATCCTTAAAGTCTTaaatgtctttcatgaattactAAATTATTCACAAGTTTCTTATCCTGGCATTCAAAGCCTTACATATCTGCATTCAATTCTGTCTTTCTGGCCTTCATTTTGAGCCCATCACCTAGAatacccttccttccttcatctttatGCAGCCAACTGCTAAGTTCTTTAAAACTTATTTCAGGGatgattgggtggctcagtcagttaagggtctggctcttgatttcagattgGGTCATGATCGGGGGGACACGGGTTAAAGCCCCTCTCTGGAGTGGAGCCGCTTTAATattctctctgctccccccactcattctcttaaaacaaaatatatttcaaatatcacCTCCCTCGTGTTTGTTTTTTCAATCTAAACTGAATTAGTCTTCCTTTGCACCTCCACAGCACTTTATTAACACTTTTATTTCAATGCTTACTAGATTTTGCCTTATATAATAATCTGTGTATTACAAGTTCTTCTCAGACTTTTTCAGAAGTACATCTAATTATACAGAAAAATTATCAGAGAGCCCTAAGGCTGTCACAAGAAGCTGCctggaaaatttaattttaatatgaattttgcAACGTTATTAGTATTAAactaatgtttgtttttatttttattttttgtttgcttttatttatttatttttttaagattttatttatttatccatagagacacagagagatagagatagagagacagagagagagagagagagagagagagagagaggcagagacacaggcagagggagaagcgggctccacacagggagcccgacgtgggactctatcccgggtctccaggatcacacccgggctgaaggcggcgctaaaccgctgcgccactggggctgcccttatgtttgtttttaatataaaaatggggACTAACACTCCAGGAAGACATGTCTATATAATCTCGGGGATTTAGGTTACACCTGGCACACTGCGAAACCCTCCCCACATGCCCTCTAAACTAAGCCTTCTAAAGCCAGAGACTGTCTTACTCTATATGTAcccctaaaaaataaattcattaccATCTACACACAAACACTCAAGAAATGTTGAGCTGTGACTCGGGATACCTTAACTAGTGCTATCTACTCAAGGCTTACCATATACCTAGAACCGTGCTTTCCGTTTCAAGGATCTTACTATGGACTGACTCTGAACACGTATTATAAAACTGTGCAGAGCAGTTAAATCATGGAACGTAAAGCCATCTGTGCAAGACACCTTGGTTTGGGGCCTCAGTCTTTCCGCTCCATTCGCCAAGTACGTACATCGCAACAGTACTGACTACCAACGTAAGGTGCACTCTGACCTCCAAATTATTTTCTGGAGattgagaattttctttctttttttaaagatttatttgtttatttatgacagacatagagagagagtggcagagacacaggcagagagagaagcaggctccatgccgggagggactcgatccccagactccaggatcgcgctctgggccaaaggcaggcgctaaaccgctgagccacccagggatccctagagattGATTATTTTCTGCTAATACTGCGCCAAACTAAATCGTCTCCATCCTTTCGCTCTCCAGTTTTGAAGTTCAgcagagcctcccaggcacctggTGCTAGAGCTGAAGTAAGCCTGGTCCCACCAAACCAGCAAAAATGCCAAAGCCAGCAGCACCGCCCCCTAAGATTCACCCCCCCACACACGGGCTTCCAATTGGTTCTTGGGTCTCACTCTCTTTCCAGATTGGTGTTCCAGCTTGCCTGTCGTCTCCAAAGACCCCACCTTTACCCAGCGGCGATTGGCAGATCGTTACGTCATTGCCCCAGCTACCCCATTCCCATTGGCTCCCATAGAAGGGGCGGCCACAACGTCACAGGCAAGGGCCGCCATTTTGACTGAGCAACCCTAGTGACAGGAGCCGAAGAAGCAGAGCAGGTTGTCCCcgtttcccctcccccttcccttctccgaTCGATTTCCCGGGCCCCTCACACTCCACAGCCCTGGTCCCGCCATGTCCCAGAAACAAGAAGAGGAGAACCCTGCGGAGGAGACCGGCGAGGAGAAGCAGGTGAAATGGAGGGGGTGCGGGCGGGCGAGCCGGGGGCGACTGTGGTGGGGCGGGAGACGATCTCCCACCAGTGCGGATTGGTCGCCATGGTCTCAAGCTCTGCGGGGGTTGGCCACTGCTTGCATCACGCCGGGTGAGCCGCAACACCGCTTGCAGCTCTGGCGCTGATTAGTTGGGCCCATTGTCCGTCAGTGCCATACTCTCTCTGATTGGCCATTCGGCCTACCGCTCTCCTCATGGAGGTCGCGCTATCATTGGCCaagccggggcgcggggcgggtgTTTGGAAAGACGGGGTTGAATGAACGGGGGCTGGTGGTACCTGGAAAACGATGTGTGTTATTGGTTAATGGAGGTAAACTACCCAACCACCCGGCTGGGGCCTACATCAGAAAGATGTAGGGAAAGACGTTTAAAAGACCAGCACTGGGCGTAAGAAGTCTTTATCATGGCTAGTTGAAGGCGGCAACTTTCTCAAGAGACCTATTTTGACGGTTGGGGATGGTCGGTTGCCCACGGTGTGTCAGGAACGAATAGGCTTGAAGAGGACTGGAGTTCCATACAGGATAATGGAGGCTAAATCTAGAAAAGACACCAAAAGAGTCGTGACAAGAAAGACATCACCCTATTTCCACCACCACCCCGACTTCCAAGGCAATGGGACTTAGTTCAACAATTCTGTGATGAAAACACCCCAAGTAAACCTCTTCTTGGGGCTTGTATTTGACTTACAACATTTAGTACTGGGCTCGGGGGTTCATAAAAGGCACCTGGTTACAATCATGCTGGATTGTCAAGGGAAGGGAATATAAATACATTGAAAAGAGCCACAGATTGGCGTTAGgtccttttaaaaagtcaacaaagAGCATTGGGGCCCACAAAAAGCAAGAAGATAGTAACAATGGTTACTAACAAACCAATTGCAGGTTCTTGGCATGTTCCCCAAACTTCCATCACTTGCCCCACTAGAGAAGGTGTTGACTTTTTGGCAAAAACTGTGGGTAAATACTGTTAAGCCTCCTGTATCTTAATTTTCCTGAGGTTAAAAATAAtgtccttttcatttctgtttatctGTCACTTTCCTACCTAATGTTTATGGAAATGTTAAAGCAATGTTGTTCCATTACTAATGTGGAGATTTTTGGAGAAAGCCACATAGCTTTAGCCTCTTCCATAGAAATACTTATCAGATGACTACTGTAGACTCTGGATAAGAGGGAGCATCTCAGAATTATccccttttattttctgtttgactTGTACTGTGTGTTAGGGACAGCCAGGGAACTTTCCTACACATCTTGGGTAACCAGAAGCCCTGGTTAGcacttttctctgtctttcctaCCTTCTGTGCTGAACGACCTATGGTTTGCCCTTGATTGAAGTATTTTGTTTAGGTATTATCTTTAACCCAATCTCCCAGGTCACTGAAGTGGTTCTTTGGGCGTAGTGTGAGAAGCAGCTTGTTCTGTTTTTCCTCACAATACAGTCATCTTGAGCGTTAGGATTTGAACAAAGGTCTGGCTTTATTTAGGAGCAGAATATAGACAGTATGTTCACAAGGGCATGGATCTCCAGGAAAAGTTGATAGTATGAAAGTTCTTAGATATTAGAAGCAGTTCCTtctcagtttttaatttaaattggcCCATTTGTTTCCTCCAGGACACACAGGAGAAAGAAGGTATTCTCCCTGAGAGAGCCGAGGAGGCAAAGCTAAAGGCCAAATATCCAAGCCTAGGACAAAAGCCTGGAGGCTCCGACTTCCTCATGAAGAGACTCCAGAAAGGGGTATGGGACAAAATTTCTTATCTTCTTACTTTGAAGTCAAAGGGGGCTTTAGGAATGAGATCTGTAGAGCTGCTCCTGAATACTTATCTGGAGGTTTTGTTATTGGGCAGTTTGTAGAGAGGAATTAGAAACTTGTAAAAAGCAAGGCAAATGATTATAAATCCCTGATACGGTATCCTACAGGATATTAAGGCTTAATGTTGAGACATTTGGATATGGGGGCTTTGGGGGattgagagaaagaaggacatTAGGAACTGAAATGCTGACTCCCCCAGGGATTTCTGTGTTTAGATGGTGGGAGTTTTAGACTTGCATTTTTTAAGATTAGAGCTAAATTTTGGGGGTGCATGATTTCAAAAAAGATCACACCATCTGTTCTATAGATTTCTTCAACTTGAAGTGAATAGATTTCTTACAGAAGGTCTGCCTTCATAGCCATCTAGCTCCTGATCAGGTTTCTCTGTCCCCATTTGTACCTAAAGCTAACTgaggcattatatatatatgtcattaaaCTGGTGTGTATTCCCCGGTGTGGATGAAATGAACAGTAAAACAGATTCCTGTGGAAAATCCTAGTTACTGAGTCTTAGTCACAGATGATGATGTGATGCTGATTTGCAGTTTACCTTGCTGTAGGCAAGGCAGGCGTGGGCAGGCTGTCACAGCCATGGAACATGTGTGGGAGCAGTGGGAGTCAGAGGAAGAGGACATGATCCTCAGGAAAAAGCCCAGTTTCTATTCATGGTCTGAGggaatcatttttaattttaaggttttgACTTGAGGTTGCTCTCCTGCTGTTTGCTAGGATAGCCCCAGATTGATGCTTCTGTGTATCTTACTCATTTGTTTCCCCAGCACCAAGCCCACTGGAGACTGACTGATTGGTCCTCAGTAAGGCTTTATGAACAGTCAGTAATTTGGTTGAACCATAATGTACTAATGGGTGTATAAAGGGTGTAGGGGCTATCTCTTAACTTCTAAAATCTAAACCTTAGCTAGGAAACTGCTTATATACCTGAAAAAGTCAGAACACATTTGGGAGAAGACCTAAGTACATGTCATTAATGCTAAACTATGTGTGTATGAAGTTAATCAAGGAAGACTGGAAAGATCTAAGCACTGTTGAGGGTTTTATAATGGATGTGAGTCTCCTTGCTTTTAGGTAGACCAGAGTTCCTCACTCACTTAAACATCCCTCTTGTCTCTTAGCAAAAGTACTTTGACTCAGGAGACTACAACATGGCCAAAGCCAAGATGAAGAATAAGCAGCTGCCAAGTGCAGGACCAGACAAGAACCTGGTGACTGGTGACCACATCCCCACCCCACAGGATCTGCCCCAGAGAAAGTCCTCGCTCGTCACCAGCAAGCTTGCGGGGTAACCTGGGCCCCCCTTCTGTCCCCTTCCTCACCCACAGGACTTTTATATGTCATAGGCAGGGATGGAATGAGCATCTAGTTAGATCTTCTCAGCTTGCTAGCCAGAAATGACTGTGATTCTGCTGGGGGCTGCTGAGAAGATGATGTGGGTTGAAAAGGGGTTCAAGTTCATTTCTTTGATTAAATTGAGATTTCCATACCCACACTGTAGCCCAGGTAGAGGCCCAGAAGTAAGAGAATAGGACTGGATAATGCTGCaaatgctcttttttcttttgtatgagAAACCAGGGAGatgtgatttttccttttggaagagAATATCCCAAAATTGGTTAGGCTAAGCCTTGGGAATAGTATGGTAGTTTTACATCCAGAGGCTAACTTGACATAGTTGGGAAAGGTAGATGGAATGAGATCTGTTTTCTGTGCTTCTAAATGTTTTTCCTTAGGCTGCTATTGCTTCGTGTTTCCATTATAGCAGGTTTAGAAAATCCTCAAAAAGGAAAACTGATTTGCTTGCCTAAAACTGTAATGCCCACTTAACCTCCCTTACTCAGTGAGCATCTCTGACAGTTTGCCCTGGCTCTTAAGTAATGTAAAGTTTGGAGAACATCATTTACATGAAATGggcaccttctctctctcttccagcaTGCTGCTTTTACAAGTATCATGGGGTAGTGGAAAGAGCATTGCGTTTGGAGTTAAGATATCTGGGTTCTAGTTGCACTCCGTCTCAGCAAAACTGATGTGTTACCTTGgtcaagtcatttaacctctatggatttctattttctcatctgtaaaagagtTGAATATAGATAAgattaattcaaatttaaaaatcgtATAACTGCGAGCTGAAAAAAGTCTCTGCTATTCTTTGTAAAACTAAGTGAGGAAGGCCTAGGGGTGAGCCCAAGAGGGGAACCATTTGAAGAAGACATGGGAAGACAGGAAGTTGAGATTTGAGGGTTATAGATGTAGGCAAGAGGGCCTCATAAATATCATGGTCTTAAGGGTCAAGGAAAAAGTTCTAAGAAGCTAGCTTCTGTAGAAGCTTCTTgcttctgcccccacccactcTCCTGGCCCTCCAGTCCAGACCGTTGCTGCTAAAAAGCTGCTCTAGCCGCCAAGCTGCGGGCCTGAGAACACATGTTCAGTCACGCATATGTGGTGGAGTCCCACATTTGAGATTAATCAGATGTCAGGTGTATTGTTAGGGAGACCAGAAGAAAAGGGACAAGCTGAAGCCAGCCTCTGCCTTGGTACTAGGGCAGGGCTAGAGCAGCAGGTTCTTAGTAGATAATTCACCTTGGAAGAAGCTGGTGGAGGAAGGTAGTCAggtcagggagagagaaaaggaacattAAGAAatctctgctaaaaaaaaaagaaaaaagaaaaaaaagaaatctctgcctTCCTAGGGCTCAGTAACTCAGCCCCTGTGAGATGAGAAGCAGCAACGCAGATTTGTGAGCAGGTGGAGGAGAGGGGTGCAGGTGGCCAGCACCCTCAGCCTCTTTAACTTGGCCTGAGTCCTACTGCTAGTTAGGACAGAGAGGGTCAGAGTGAGAACTGTTAAAGAGGACAAGATTCTGTAATACTCTCATGCCCTCTCACCTCATAATTCTGATATGCCAAAACATTTGACCTGATGAGAATGACCATGAACTTGCTGATGCACATGCGGGGTGGATGGTAGATGTGTATGCTTCTTTCCTGACTGGCCATTCACTTTCAGGCTGTTACTGAAAGTAACAGATTGGATAGGAGAGAGTTGGTGAGGAAGGAATGGAGAGAGCAGGATCCCTGGATTCCCTGCCCCCAGATTCCTTGACTGTCACTTGTAACTGtatataatttttgtgtttcttgctCCATTCCTCATGCTGTCTTCCTTAGTCTAAAGTCCGTGTGGGAAGGGGAAAATGCTGAACATCCTTGTATAGTTTCTTCAACTGTCCCAGCCATGTTGTACATAGATATGtcatgttattatatatataaatatatatataattttgtacgTTTTCTTCATCTCCGATCTTCtcaaattttgtacttttttcttttctgtctgagCTGCTTTCTCTATTGGTCATTTGAATACTCAAGACTGAGGTCACAAGTCTGAattttaggaagaaatagaaaaaatagggaAATCAGAAAACTGTTGGTTTCGCTGACTCTCTACCTGGTCATCTTcaaggctaaaaaaaaaacaagccacgTTCTGTATTTGCCACCTGTTTCCAGAGCATGAAATACTTCCATGGCAAAGAAGGGTCATTTCCAAAACCAAATCCAAGTctccctttttaaattattagattATTAAATCCACTCAGAACAACATGTGTTATCAGGCCCTGGCTCCCATGCTGCACCACCTCATCACCGTGTGCCCAACAGTCTCTGCTGCTGCAAGTGGCTTTGGCTATGCCTGTGAAATCAAGCCTGTGCTAAGCCAGGCCATTTAAGCCCCTGCAAGCCTCCAGTTACTTTGATCTTATCTAAAgaatttctgtattgttttcatGGTTATCTCCAGAAAGATGGAGAACACTTTGTTTTGTGGTTAGTAGAAAacctgaaattctctctccctctctcctgacctttccccctctctctcgttctccctttttcctccttcacctcctctccctgtctctccctttactctcccttcttccctcccctctcttcctctctctctcctctctccaacTCTGTGGATTGGACTTAGGCTTGTGCCAGGTAGCCTAATGATTGTTAAGTATGGAAGAGTCATGGGCTTGGGACTGGGATGGAACTTCGGGGTTTTTTCCCTTATTACTtgacagtgttttctttttcttcttctgtgttcGTCCGCAGTGGCCAAGTTGAATGATGTTGCCCGGGGCTCCGCCAGATCCTGAGACgctgccctcctgggtcctgtgctggctcctccccctccctgttTTTGCAGCCAGGGGTCAGGAGGTGGCTCGGGCGCGGGCTGGAGAGGCAGAAGCCCCTGCCCGTCGGTGTCCCAGCGCATGGAGCCCCTTGGGCTGAGCACCAAGACcctgaacatttttttgttttatcttttttccaaaTAACTGTTGGGAGAAATCTCAGTGAAATcctggcgggggtgggagggggtgtgggggttGGCATGGGTGTGGTGTTTTGAGAGGGTGGGGTGGTAAATTTGTGGGGGTACGAAATAGGGCTCGGAGTTGATAAAGGCATTCCTGACTATCCTTCCTAACCATTTGGCCTGTGTAGGATGGGTGTGCGGGGGAGGAGTGCAGTAGACTCCAGATGAGGAGTTCTAATTCAGCTCTGTAGAAAAACACCTTGTTTGCTTGTGGCTGGGGATCTGGTATCAGATAAAAGAAACTGTCCATCTAAATATGACAGATGCAAACAGCTCTTCTGGTTCTGCAGAGCCAAGTTGAGAA
This is a stretch of genomic DNA from Canis lupus baileyi chromosome 12, mCanLup2.hap1, whole genome shotgun sequence. It encodes these proteins:
- the ENSA gene encoding alpha-endosulfine isoform X1, with protein sequence MSQKQEEENPAEETGEEKQDTQEKEGILPERAEEAKLKAKYPSLGQKPGGSDFLMKRLQKGQKYFDSGDYNMAKAKMKNKQLPSAGPDKNLVTGDHIPTPQDLPQRKSSLVTSKLAGGQVE
- the ENSA gene encoding alpha-endosulfine isoform X2 — its product is MNGGWWYLENDVCYWLMEDTQEKEGILPERAEEAKLKAKYPSLGQKPGGSDFLMKRLQKGQKYFDSGDYNMAKAKMKNKQLPSAGPDKNLVTGDHIPTPQDLPQRKSSLVTSKLAGGQVE
- the ENSA gene encoding alpha-endosulfine isoform X3 translates to MKTPQDTQEKEGILPERAEEAKLKAKYPSLGQKPGGSDFLMKRLQKGQKYFDSGDYNMAKAKMKNKQLPSAGPDKNLVTGDHIPTPQDLPQRKSSLVTSKLAGGQVE